The genomic window TCAATCCTACGACGAATAGACTAAATGCGTCCTCTTAAGGTAATTGTTGATCAGACTTCGCTGCGACATAACCTCGCTATTGTTAAGCAATTAGCCCCTAAATCAAAAATCATGTCCGTAGTGAAAGCTAATGGCTATGGCCATGGCCTTATTAATGTTGCGCAAGGATTAAGCGAGAGTGATGGTTTTGCAGTACTTGCTTTAAATGAGGCCATTGATTTAAGGGAGCATGGTTTTGAGCAAGATATTTTATTACTCGAAGGCGCATTTGAATCTTACGAAATTTCTATTGCAGCAAAAATGCGTTTTAATCTTGTAGTTCATAATCTTCATCAATTACAAATGATTGAAAAATTAAAACTTAATCACCCAATCGACATTCACTTCAAGATCAATACTGGCATGAATCGTTTAGGTTTTAATCCTAACGAAGCAAAAGAAATTCTTAAAACTTTACAAAACAAATCTCATTTTAAATCGATCACACTGATGACTCATTTTGCAACTGCAGATGAGCCGAAGGGCATAGATTGGCAATTGACTGTCTTTAATGATATCGCACAGCATTTTAATTTTTCTCATTCAGTTGCAAACTCTGCATCTATTGTGAATTTTAAAAAGACACATCTTGATTGGGTTCGACCTGGCATTATGCTTTATGGGGCATCACCAATTATGGGGCAAAAAAGTAGCGCACTCAATATCAAGCCTGTCATGCAATTAAAAAGTAAAATTATTGCGATACAAAATTTATCTAAAGATGATTCAGTGGGATACGGTGAAACTTTTAAAGCTAATAATAATATGCGAATTGGTGTTGTTGCATGTGGATACGCAGATGGATATCCGCGGCATGCACCAAACGGCACGCCTGTATATGTAGAAGGAAAAAAAACATCAACTGTAGGAAGGGTGTCAATGGACATGCTCTATATTGATGTCACCAACATACCTCAAGCATCTATTTCAAGTGATGTTGAATTATGGGGGGAACATATACCTGTTGATGATGTTGCAGAAAAAGCTGGCACAGTTGGTTACGAATTGCTCTGCGCTATCTCGGCTTCAAAAAGAGTTCCTATAGAAATTATCCATGGCTAAAAATAAAATTGCATACGTTTGTACTGAATGCGGTGGCCAATCAACCAAATGGCAAGGTCAATGTCCGCATTGTATGACTTGGAATACGATGGTAGAAAGTATTATCGAAGCTTCCGTGCCTAGCCGATATGCGTCTTTGACACAAACTTCAGAATTAAAAAAACTAAATGAAGTGAAAATGTCAGCTGTTTATAAAAGAACGACTTGTATCAGTGAATTTGATCGTGTGCTTGGATGTGGTTTTGTTCCGGGCGGTGTGGTTTTAATTGGTGGCGATCCAGGTATAGGTAAATCAACACTTCTCATTCAAGCACTTTCTCATATGACGAATGACAAAACTCAAACACCATGTAAAGTGATTTATGTTAGTGGAGAAGAATCGCCGCAGCAAATTGCTATGCGAGCAAAACGACTAGAGCTCGAAGTTTCAGATATTTTTATATTGTCTGAAATTAATTTAGAAAAAATTATTCAGTCGATTGAAAAAAATAAACCCGATGTGGTTGTTATTGATTCAATTCAAACAATTTATTCTGAAGAGTTGCAGTCTGCTCCCGGATCCGTCACACAAGTCAGAGAGTGCTCTGCACAATTAACTCGTATCGCAAAACAATTAGAAGTCAGTATGATTTTAGTGGGCCATGTCACAAAAGAAGGTTCTCTGGCAGGGCCTCGCGTGTTAGAACATATTGTTGATACCGTGCTTTATTTTGAAGGCGATCAAAATTCAAGCTTTAGAATGGTGCGTGCATTTAAAAATCGTTTTGGCGCTGTGAATGAACTTGGTGTATTTGCGATGACTGAAAAAGGATTGCGCGAAGTCACAAATCCATCTGCATTATTTTTATCGCATCATCATGAAGAGGTTTCTGGATCGTGTATTACTGTAACTCAAGAAGGTACGAGGCCTTTGCTTATTGAAATACAGGCACTTGTTGATAACGCGCATGGAGCTTCACCTAAACGACTGGGTGTAGGCTTAGAGCAAAATCGACTTTCTATGTTGCTAGCCGTGCTAAATCGACATGGTGGCATTGCATGTTTCGATCAGGATGTTTTTGTGAATGCAGTAGGGGGCGTTAAGATCACTGAGCCAGGTGTCGACCTTGCTATTCTATGTGCCATCGTTTCATCATTTAAGGATCAGCCAATTAATCAAAAGGCAATCATTTTTGGTGAGGTGGGATTGGCAGGTGAGGTGAGACCTATTCAAAGAGGTCAAGAAAGGATTAAAGAAGCAGCTAAATTAGGATTTACGCGAGCTATTATTCCAAAAGCAAATATCGCAAAACAGAAAATTGCTGGGATTGAGGTGTTAGGTATTGAATACCTATCTCAAGCTCTTCAATTACTCAAAGCATAAAGTTTATTTTTAAAGAAGCATAAAAGTATCACGAGTATTTTTCTGAGTGGTGGAAGCAACACTTTGCGATTGAGAGTTTGCTCTGGTTTATCTCTCTTAATTTCAAGAAGTAATGTTTCGTAAATTTTCCCCATAAGTAGTCCTGGAATTTGCTGATTAAGATCTTCTTTAGGAAGTTTTTGATAGGCATTTTTATAAAACACTTCTGCGCGCGCAATCTCATGCATCAACAGGTTTGATAAATTAATACTTTCATGAAATTTTAGAATTTCATCTTCAGATACATTAAATTCCTTGAGTTCGTCGAGCGGAATATAGATTCTATTTTTCCTTGCATCTTCTCCAATATCACGAATAATATTTGTTAGTTGAAGGGCAATGCCTAAATCGTGTGCGTACTTCAAAGTCCCTTGGTTTTTAAAACCTAATATCTTTACACTCAATATACCAACCACCCCAGCTACCCTATAGCAGTAAAGTTGAAGCTGTTTAAAGTTTTCGTAGCGATTAAATTTTAGATCCATTTCCATACCGTCTAGCATCTCAATAAAATAGGCTTCATTAAGTTCATAGATATGAACAAACTTTAAAAGTGACTTTGAGACAGGGTGTTGTGGCGTTTCATGAAATAAACGATTAATTTCAGTTTTCCACCAATTTATTTTTGCAGTAGCTACTTCGATCTCCAAAGTCTCATCCACAATGTCATCAATTTCTCTGCAAAATGCATAAAGTGATATGAGCGCGTCTCGTCTTTCTTTGCTGATAAAGTAAAAAGCCCAAGTAAAATTTGATTTACTCTTTTTGACTTTTTCGTAGCAATATTCAATAGGGGTCATAGTGATCGCAGTGCAACTTTTAAAAAAATGAATATCCAATCTAATGCATTAATTTTAGGCGGGCTAATGAATAAATTACAGTTATTTCTTTCCATTCTTTTTAATAGTAAAAGTGCCGCATGTTCTATCATTTGTATTTCTATACCAAGCTTACCTTTTATAGCTTCTCCTAAACCTAATCCTCTTTGGAGGATTTGATAATTCCGCTTAACCCAATATTTTTTATACTTTACCCACTGACTTGTAAAGTTTCTTTGTTGTATATCTTCAATATTCAAATTAAATTTTTTCATTTCTTCTTTGGGAAAATAAATTCGGCCTTTTTCATAATCTTCCACAACCCCTTGGGCGAAATTAATAAGCGCTAATGCTGTGCAAATTGCGTTGGATTTAAGAATATTTTCTTTGTTATCTTGTTTTACAAGACTTAAAATGAGCTCACCTGCTGGGTTCGCAGCATCGTCACAATATCTGATTA from Candidatus Methylopumilus planktonicus includes these protein-coding regions:
- the alr gene encoding alanine racemase, which produces MRPLKVIVDQTSLRHNLAIVKQLAPKSKIMSVVKANGYGHGLINVAQGLSESDGFAVLALNEAIDLREHGFEQDILLLEGAFESYEISIAAKMRFNLVVHNLHQLQMIEKLKLNHPIDIHFKINTGMNRLGFNPNEAKEILKTLQNKSHFKSITLMTHFATADEPKGIDWQLTVFNDIAQHFNFSHSVANSASIVNFKKTHLDWVRPGIMLYGASPIMGQKSSALNIKPVMQLKSKIIAIQNLSKDDSVGYGETFKANNNMRIGVVACGYADGYPRHAPNGTPVYVEGKKTSTVGRVSMDMLYIDVTNIPQASISSDVELWGEHIPVDDVAEKAGTVGYELLCAISASKRVPIEIIHG
- the hpnD gene encoding presqualene diphosphate synthase HpnD, with the translated sequence MTPIEYCYEKVKKSKSNFTWAFYFISKERRDALISLYAFCREIDDIVDETLEIEVATAKINWWKTEINRLFHETPQHPVSKSLLKFVHIYELNEAYFIEMLDGMEMDLKFNRYENFKQLQLYCYRVAGVVGILSVKILGFKNQGTLKYAHDLGIALQLTNIIRDIGEDARKNRIYIPLDELKEFNVSEDEILKFHESINLSNLLMHEIARAEVFYKNAYQKLPKEDLNQQIPGLLMGKIYETLLLEIKRDKPEQTLNRKVLLPPLRKILVILLCFFKNKLYALSN
- a CDS encoding squalene/phytoene synthase family protein, with translation MKPTQSIISRYKITQSKNHYENFTVGTLVLGKDLREAIITLYAFARLGDDIADEGNKSKQQRTKEIRYLNNHLKKIEFNQKIKDGYFKILQKLYIKYKFKINNLYRFINAFNQDINYKQHARFSGLIRYCDDAANPAGELILSLVKQDNKENILKSNAICTALALINFAQGVVEDYEKGRIYFPKEEMKKFNLNIEDIQQRNFTSQWVKYKKYWVKRNYQILQRGLGLGEAIKGKLGIEIQMIEHAALLLLKRMERNNCNLFISPPKINALDWIFIFLKVALRSL
- the radA gene encoding DNA repair protein RadA, yielding MAKNKIAYVCTECGGQSTKWQGQCPHCMTWNTMVESIIEASVPSRYASLTQTSELKKLNEVKMSAVYKRTTCISEFDRVLGCGFVPGGVVLIGGDPGIGKSTLLIQALSHMTNDKTQTPCKVIYVSGEESPQQIAMRAKRLELEVSDIFILSEINLEKIIQSIEKNKPDVVVIDSIQTIYSEELQSAPGSVTQVRECSAQLTRIAKQLEVSMILVGHVTKEGSLAGPRVLEHIVDTVLYFEGDQNSSFRMVRAFKNRFGAVNELGVFAMTEKGLREVTNPSALFLSHHHEEVSGSCITVTQEGTRPLLIEIQALVDNAHGASPKRLGVGLEQNRLSMLLAVLNRHGGIACFDQDVFVNAVGGVKITEPGVDLAILCAIVSSFKDQPINQKAIIFGEVGLAGEVRPIQRGQERIKEAAKLGFTRAIIPKANIAKQKIAGIEVLGIEYLSQALQLLKA